The following are encoded together in the Hemicordylus capensis ecotype Gifberg chromosome 4, rHemCap1.1.pri, whole genome shotgun sequence genome:
- the BPIFB3 gene encoding BPI fold-containing family B member 3, whose product MQGQGEAQEAHELSALLSPSHAPETVTSLKIVDIVLPKVKLQMLKGFGLGLNIYAKVALHGNSVLGGLLNLVVEVNITAKARLVQNEFGAPVLVVENCKTNLGGIQILSGFLPLNLDRVLTNLLNDVIPGVLCPVVDLVLNVVNILLGTVNSVCPFGTLGKLHYTLAGLPWFNDQHIVLNLNLALIDHEGKTVPFNGTLPALPPAKDQASQMLLSGDILSSMLRMLVTKGAFNLDITEQTLPGGAVPLTTSALQSLLPTISQLVPTPLPLVIRIRVLEVPLLSLRDGQATVTLTATIQVLARTPSGLQNLLGLEAKIVLSGRVIVTATKLGITLSLQSVGLKVTSPGIGFSDIAGLTNWITDILRIGYLPWINGALDVGIPFPNLFNLNFADAAVTTMQDALVVGWTPKKL is encoded by the exons ATGCAGGGCCAGGGGGAGGCCCAAGAGGCCCATGAACTGTCTGCACTGCTCTCACCATCACATGCCCCAGAAACAG TGACAAG CTTGAAGATTGTGGATATCGTTCTTCCTAAAGTCAAactgcagatgctgaaaggctttggGCTTGGACTGAACATCTATGCCAAAGTGGCACTCCACGGCAATTC GGTTTTGGGTGGACTCTTGAACCTGGTAGTGGAAGTGAACATCACAGCCAAGGCCCGACTGGTGCAAAATGAGTTCGGAGCGCCCGTGCTTGTTGTTGAGAACTGCAAGACCAACCTGGGTGGCATTCAGATCCTCTCTGG cTTCCTCCCActgaatctggacagagtcctCACCAATCTCCTGAACGATGTCATCCCTGGAGTG CTGTGTCCAGTTGTAGACCTTGTGCTGAATGTGGTGAACATTCTTCTTGGCACCGTCAACA GTGTGTGTCCATTTGGGACACTCGGGAAGCTCCACTATACTCTGGCAGGTCTGCCGTGGTTCAACGACCAACACATCGTATTGAACTTGAAT CTCGCTCTCATCGATCATGAAGGCAAGACTGTCCCTTTTAACGGAActctgccagccctccctccagcTAAGGACCAGGCCTCCCAGATGCTCCTCTCTGGGGACATCCTCTCATCTATGCTTCGGATGCTGGTGACAAAAGGAGCATTCAACTTAGACATCACTGAACAAACG CTGCCTGGCGGGGCTGTGCCACTGACCACGTCGGCTCTTCAGTCTCTGCTTCCCACG ATTTCCCAGCTGGTGCCAACCCCACTGCCCCTCGTGATCAGGATTCGGGTCCTCGAAGTGCCGCTCTTGTCTCTGCGAGATGGGCAGGCCACCGTGACTCTGACCGCCACGATCCAAGTGCTGGCTCGCACACCCTCCGGTCTCCAGAACCTCCTTGGGTTAGAAGCT AAAATCGTCCTGAGCGGCAGAGTCATCGTTACAGCAACAAAGCTGGGCATCACCTTGTCCTTGCAGAG TGTCGGGCTCAAAGTAACTTCTCCAGGGATTGGCTTCTCTGAT ATCGCTGGCCTCACAAACTGGATAACAGACATACTTCGCATTGGATACTTGCCATGGATCAACG GTGCCCTGGATGTGGGAATCCCATTCCCTAATCTCTTTAATTTGAACTTTGCTGATGCTGCTGTCACTACTATGCAA GACGCACTTGTGGTTGGCTGGACTCCTAAAAAGCTCTAG